In Helicobacter colisuis, the DNA window CAATCCGCCTGTTCCAAGCAATGTTCCGCCAAAATACCGCACACTAAGCAATGCACATTCTATCAAATCATATCCTCTTAGCACCTTTAAAGTTGGCATACCTGAAGTGCCTTTTGGCTCACCATCATCACTAAAAGATTCAACAATTTGAGATTGTGCATTGAAATATCGGCTTGCTGTTACAAAATGCACTGCTTTTGTGTGTTTGACTCTTGCTTCGTTTAAAAATTCTTCAAAACACTCAATAGGAATAAGAAAAGAGAGAAATTGCGAACCTTTAGCCTCAAAAATGCTTTGAGCAACTTCAGTTGGATAATACAAATCCACTACTTCCCTCTTTTAAGATTCCCTTGTGAAAATTGTATAATCCTCTCTGGAATCTCATCTAAACTAACCACTTCACACACTGCTCCTCTAGCAATTGCTTGTTTA includes these proteins:
- a CDS encoding YigZ family protein; translation: MDLYYPTEVAQSIFEAKGSQFLSFLIPIECFEEFLNEARVKHTKAVHFVTASRYFNAQSQIVESFSDDGEPKGTSGMPTLKVLRGYDLIECALLSVRYFGGTLLGTGGLVRAYTQGAKGAILQAQEQNLLKAYIPQSKETLFVSFSLLAQVEYLAKKMEVKILKKEFLDKGVKLDIQAHKDYLSAFVLKVKSLNF